The following DNA comes from Pongo pygmaeus isolate AG05252 chromosome 9, NHGRI_mPonPyg2-v2.0_pri, whole genome shotgun sequence.
GTCAGCCCCACACTTGGCAAACTGCAAGAAGCAGTCAGAGGAAGATGGGGAGGAGGCAATGGCGTGGAATAGGGGAGGGGAAAGCTGGACTGGACACAGCCAGGATGGAACTCCAGGGAGCAGGGAGCAATGTGCTGGCAGGGACAGGAGACGGTGCTGCTGACAGACATCACCCTGTGAGACATGGCTCCTAGGGAGCGAGGCAGGCAGGGCCCGGGTCTCTCACCTGTCTTTGCCATTCTGGATGGAGGCCTGGCCGAGGCTGGCCCGCTCCAAAAGTGGGGAATTCCTGCTTCGATTTGTGCTGGTGGAGAGGACGCTGTTCTGTGGGGAATAAAGGGCAAGCATTCTATCAGAAAGCCAAAGTGGTCTACAGCCAGGTTCTCCCCCCAGATTCATGGAACAGGCTTCCTGTCCCTTCCACCTGAAGCAGACAGTGGTAGGTTAAGGAAAGGATTCTGCATTTACTCCTGGGAGCGAGGCTTCCTACTATAAGCAGAAGTAGCAGCCAAAGGGAACAGAGTCTGAATTAAGAGAAGAGCTGCCTGGAGAGGGCAGGCCCCActgcaggaaggaaggagagggcgGGAGGTGCGGCTCACCGTGGAGGGTGTTGGGGTGGTCTTCTTCCTCTCCAGACCGGGCAGGGGGCTGGCAGGCACCTTGGCTGTGCTGCTGGCTTTCCGCCCTGACTCCCGGTCCTCCTCAGGCCGCTTATTTTCTGCGTTGTTACTCTGAGTCTTCTTAGAGTAAGAATTAGAGGTGGGAATGGCAGGACCAGCTGCTGGGCCAGAGGGAGGGTGGGAATGGGTAAGGCCAAGGGGTCCACTAAGCGCCAGCCCCATGCATGCTCATCTCCTACAGGGCTGGCCAACAACCCAGCAAAGCCCCCATTCCACAGAGGCGAGGGAAGGGAAGTGGCTTGCCCATAGCCACACTACTAATAAGTGGCTGAACCAGGACTGAAACTTAGTTGTGTTACCCAAGTCCCCACAGAACCTGTGACCTCTCTGGAGAGGGGTGAGTCCCCACCTACAACTCCCAAAAGCATTTACCCTGGTCGCTGAAGCGCCGCTGCTTGGGATTGGCCGACACGCTGCGCTGTACCTTGTGGGATGGGGATGGGGCGCTGCTATTGGTCAGATCAGCTGAAGGCCGGGGTTTCAGGGTGATGGTGTCGCCTTCCAgctgaaagaaacagaaaacagcttCAAGGGAGGGCAGAAGTCACGTGGAGATCCCTACGGATGGACACATTTACACATACCGCCCTCTCCCAACACTCAAACACCCCAGGATCATACCAGACATCCACTTGTAAGACCAATAATACATCCCCCCTGGAGGAGACCCTGGAGACACACATGCTCTGACACAGACACTGACAAACACAGTCTCAGAGAGGAATACATAAGCCCACACACCCAGAGACACAAACATCCGCAAGAACACATGTCCAGACTCATGTCCACTCCCCTCAACACAGAGCAATATGGGCCTATACCAAGTGTCACCAGGTGCCTCTTAAGGATCCCACCACCAGAGGGAGAGCAGGGCAGGGAGGCTGGGAGTTCATATGGGGACACTCAGATGATGAACAAAACCCAAATGGGCAGAAGAACAATCACAAAGTCTCCAGATCCACAGACGGGAAGacggacacatgcacacacacacagatacacacacacaaacgtaaAGCACTAGACAGAAGCAACAGACTCaatagccgggtatggtggtgcatgtctgtaatcccagctacttgggaggctgaggcaggagaatcgcttgaacccaggaggcggaggttgcagtgagccaagatcctgccattgcactccagcctgggcaacaagagcgaaactccatctcaaaaaaaaaggcagcaacaGACTCAAGCTTCCgatcagacacacacagagacccacacacacacacacacccacccacccagaaATGTACACTTCCAGATACAGAAAGAGACTCAAAGATATCTACATCAACGTAGAAGTGCTAGCCGATGACCTAGACACATCTAATCAATGCAGACTAACCTAGATCAACTCACCGGTATTGAAACTCTGACCCAGTCCCACATTGACCCTACCAGCTTTCTATTAATTCACTCATGGAGATCAGTGAATGGGCCAGAGGACCTTAGACACCAAAGCTGAGGCTTAAAATTGGTGAGCAGAGAGCACACCTACTCAGAGATGAGCTTCTGCCCTCAACAGGTGTTAGAAGCATGGGTGCTACTGACAGTGAGGCTGGCCAGGTCAGAGAATGGAGCAGGGAGCACACACCTCGGAgctcttgtagcccaggagcaGATAGGTGGCCATCACCTCGTTGTATCTCTGGCCCACCAGCGAGTCCTGGATCTCTTCCCGTGTATACCCCATGGACACCATCAGCTCTGCACAGGGGGACATACAGTTAAGACTGGCCTCAACTCCTAGGCAAGCTTAACCTCACAGCCCGGCACAGCCTCACCTGTCCGCCGGGGGTCCTTGTAGTCAGGGAGTGGCTCCACGTAAGGCTTTAGTTCATCATCTTCGTGACCCACATTCATCCATCGATCTTTCATGATTTGCTGGGgagcacagagaaggaaaagggCAGGGGGAAGAAACTCAGCTGGAAAGTTTCTGTGGAGACCCCAGGCCCTTCCGCCAGTTGGGCTCCACTGCTCACCTCTAAAGTGCCTCTCTTGCTGGGATTAAGAATGAGAAATTTCTTAAGCAGGTTTTCACAGTCCGTGGACATGTAGAACGGAATACGGTATTTTCCCCTCAGTACCCGTTCCCGCAGCTCCTGTAGGAGGATCCAGGGTTAGAAAACTGAAATCACCCCAAGGCTAAAGGAAGAAACCTAATATCCAAGATCCTGAGAGCTTAAGCCTGGCCAAGCAGACATAAATGAAATATGGAAGAAGGCAGACAGCCTGGGGACAAGACACCTCACCAGAGAGGCATGTGAAGTCAAATACCCTCGTACCCTCTAACTTGACCAGTCCGAGGCCTGCAATCCGGAGTGCCTTGGGGgatgaacacacacacagtttaTCCCATCTTTCGAGAAAGGAACTGAGGTTATTCATTCCCAGGTGCAGAAGGCCTTTGACTGCTGCTACCTCAGCAAGCCCTTCTCTGAAGCTTTGGCTCGGGACAAATGTAGACAGGTGGCAAAGGCGGGAGGTCAGGGCTAAGACCAGAGGCCGAGAGGAAATGAGAAGCAATAAAAAGCTTGCACTTCACTCCACCTTGAGGTTCTGTCCATCAAAAGGCAGGGATCCGCTGACCAGTGTATAGAGGATAACTCCTAGGCTCCACACATCCACCTCGGGTCCATCATATTTTTTGCCCTGGAAGAGTTCTGGGGCAGCATAAGGGGGACTGCCACAGAAGGTGTCCAGCTTGTTCCCAAAGGTGAATTCATTGCTGAAGCCAAAGTCTGCAATCTTGATGTTCATATCAGCATCCAAGAGCAGGTTTTCTGCCTGGGAGGTAAGATGGAAAACATCAGGGAACCAAGTGAACCAGACTAAGGCCCTGGGCAGGAAGGAGCTGAGGGGAATGGGAGAACAAATGGAAAGTCATCTTCAGTCTCAGAACTTTCTCCACCAATCTCAGGGCAGGGCTTCAATCAGCGTGAATAGGCTGGGCAGGAGGAAGGCAGTGCAGGCCACTCCTCACATGGGCAGCCATGGGAGAGATGGGATCTGAAGGCCCAGAGACCCTGTAAGCTGTGCAAAGCTTCAGCGTCAGGCCCAGGTTAATCAAATCATGTCTGTGAGGACTCAGCAGCCAAGAGACCCACAGGTGTCCTCAAACTTGAGTATCTTGGTAATGGAGATGGTATGCGCGTGCCTGCTTGCAAAGCAGCTGGGATACAGCTGTGGAACTTTCAGCACTCTTCCCTGGGTCAGCTACCAGGTTGCCTGAAAGACCGAGAAAGCCTGGAGTGTGCCTGCCTCGCTTGGCAGCAATGAAAGGTGATGTGCCAAGAGATGAAATGGCAGAGACCCCCTGCTCAACGGCTGGAATGGAACCCGAGGTCCAGCCACAAGGTCTCTAGCACAGGCAGCCCTAGGGGCTTTCtggtcatctcaaaaaaaaaaaaaaaaaaaaaaaaagaaataaagaaaaaaagaaaggctggagTTTCCTGGAACACTCAGGGCCTGATGGTTATTGATGGTTTTATCATGGAGAACCAAGAGGCAACAACCTGGCTCCCACTCAAAGGCACAAGGAGAAGTGCATGCCTTACCTTTAAGTCTCTATGGACAATAAACTTCTGGTGACAGTACTGCACAGCAGACACTAtctgaaaggaaggaagaagggttAACCCAGGGGTGCCTGAGGGTGGGCCACGGGGGCTGACAGAGCAGTGACCCTGTGACCTAGTGCTAACCTGCCACACAGATAAGCAGAGCCCAAAGTACCCTCCAAGGGCCACTTACAGAGAGGCAGCTTACCCTTACATGTCAAACCCCAAAAGGCAGAGGTCAGGCCTAGCTCCTATGGGGGGAGTCACACCTACCTGGCGGAATTTGGCTCgagcctctttttctttcatcctGCCATGAGCCACTAGGTAATCAAATACCTCTCCTGTAAGAGACCAGTCAGGGGTCTCAGTCACAGCTGGCTGGAGGTAGAAGAAGCAGGGGCACAACAGGAAGAGGCAGTTCCACACCTACCGCCACTAGCGTACTCCATGACAAGGTAGAGCGTTTTCTCAGTCTCAATCACTTCAAATAATTTAACTACAAGAGAAAAGGCCAAGCCTTAAGTCAAGAAGCAACAGGGGCCGCATACTGCTCTCCAACATGTCCAGGAGCATCCTAGGAACAAAAGTCTCCCCTCCTTTCATGATCCCCCACTCCCAAGAACAAGTTCCTCTCATGCCAGCCAAACTGCTAAGGACAGCGCAGTGTGCCAGAAGGGGAGACGGATTTTGAGCTGAGCTTCCCCAGGGGCATCCTTGAAGACTGCAGACTCCAGAAGGCAGTACGCCTCGGGGAGAAGATGACATGCTGGAAAGCAGTGCCTTGCTgttggggaagaagaaagaaataacaactTGTGCTCACCTATGTTGGGATGATTCAAAACCTTCATTATTCTTACTTCGCGGAATAGCTGGAAGATAAAATACCAGGGGTCATGCTTGCTCAACTTGCTCCCCTCAGGTCTCGCCAAACACAGTCCCTGCCAggattattttttcccaaaaaaccaaaaccgggcagggaaaagaaaataggGTGGTTGTCTAGCTCATGCACGGCCTTCCCCGTGGCTGGGAAGTTGGGGAAGCTGGAGGAGGGCTGGCTGTGGGGACGTGCTACCCGGGATGGCATCAGGATGAGCCAGCCATGCCCTCTGCTGCGTCTACCAAATCCAGCCCCAAAACAGCAGGCGGGTTTTGGCTGGGTGCCTCTACTGGAGGGAGTGTGAGCCCGTGTGTGTGAATATTCAGAACCCGAGCTGCTGCCTTGGTTCAGTTGACAGCACACACCCGAGCTTGGTCTGTGTAAAGGGGTGGTAGAGCACCAGAGGGGGACCCCATCATTTTCTGATTTACAGTAGTCAGAGGGCTCTGTTCTAGGGGATAGGCCTTTCCTTCCTGGGCCTCTAGGGTGGTGACAGAAGAAGCCACTCCTATATATAGCTGATGCCAATTTTAATCAAATCCACCTCCACACACTCACGCTCTCTTTGTGAAACAAAACCAGGGGCTCCAAACCATGTATTTCCATAAAGAAAGATGACAGAAATGAACTCCTTCCCCTCTGCGGGGGCCAGAGAACTGGAGGTGGGGCTTTTTGTAATTTCAGGCCTCATCACTTGCATAAAAAACAGaactagtttttgttgttgtttttgttggggGTAGGGGAAGCCCTAATTCAAGATATGGTTTATGGAATAAAGTGAATACATTTGTTTCCCCTTTAATGATGCCCCAGAGCTTTCCTGagctagaaaggaaaagaagaaaaaggcttTCCAATCCTCAGGAACCCAATGCTGACTTTACCCTTTATTAGGgcctaggtttttcttttttccctggtCCAACAGATATTTTGGATGAAGAGGCAAAAAGCCTGGATACCACCCTCTGGGGCAGTAATGGGAAGCAGCACTGAAATGGGGCCAGAGGCAGCTGCCAGGGCTTCTTCCCCTGAGGCTGCTCACCTGGCATGGAAGTGACATTCTTCTGGGAGAACTTGGGGTTTTCTGGGCTCGTCTAGACCCCTGAGGGGGCTAGCTTCTTCAATGTTCATTTTTCAGGGATCATCGCTGAGATCACATTTTTGGCCAGAATCAGACTGGCTTTAGTAACAAAGAGTCTCAAAAGGTTTTGAAAATGGCTCTATTTGTCTGGTGTTGGTGCCTTCCATAGAGTCAGGAAGAATTAGGGAGAAAACCAAGAAGAATTAGGGAGAAAAACAAGGTCGGGAATAAGATGGCTTGCTGGACTGGCGATTATTACGATGGCAGGCTAGACTGCTCCCAAGGCCAAATGGCCCACCCCACGCTGACTTCTTCTTCTGTGGGGTTGGAGCCAGGATGTCATGAGCAgccctttttcccttcctcctggAAAGCTTCAAGCAGGGACACCCTGGTGATGACAACAATGTTTCTACTGAACTGAAGAACCCTTGAAGGGATCCCAGGGGTAACAATAAATAGGAAACACCTTGGTTCTGGCTATTTGCATGTCAGGGGAACAACTCATCCACTCTAACTCCATGAGCATCGCCCTCAACAACAATCCTTAGCCCCTACTCCTAAGGTTCCCAGTATCACTGTATCTGACTCTGTTAGCACGAATCATGCCTTCTCCTAACTCAACTGCCACGATACGCTTACGGAGAAAATATCTGATTTGCCACAAGATGAACAGAACTAGGTTTTGTTCAGAAAATTTGAGCTGGAGCTCATTCTCTAAAAGGTAGCTggcacagaacccagcagcaggttCCCTGCTTCCTCTTATTCTTGTATTTCTAAAGCCACTCCCCTGGATCATTCCAGATCTTGAAGTAGCTGCATGTGTTTCTAGTAGTGGCTACAAACATGTGTTTTTGCATAGGGCTGGCCACAAGCCAGAAGATAACAAGATGCAGGAAGTAGGTCAGACAGGTAGGCCAAGTGGCTGGGAATGAACAGAAAGACTTGACAAGAGCCAGTGCCTATGGCCAGGAAGCCCACTCAGAAGGAGTCACCACAGAGGATCCAACTAAAGCCCCGAAGGTAGCAGAGCCATGGGAGGGAATGGTTGGGGGATGGTGAGTGAAATGGCCAGAAAATTTAAACTAGGAATTCAAGAGAAGGTCTAAATGGGGTCAGTAGATCATTGACCCCAGAAGAGAGATTTAGAAAGGGACAggagggctgggggcagtggttcacgcctataatcctagcactgtgggaggccgaggagagcggatcacttgaggtcaggagttcgagaccagcctggctaacatggtgaaacctcatctctactaaaaatacaaaacttagccaggcgtggtggcgggcgcctataatcccagctactcgggaggctgaggcgggagaatcacttgaaaccaaaaggcggaggttgcagtgagccgaaatcacaccattgcactccagcctgggcggcaagagtgaggctctgactcaaaaaaaaaaaagaaaaggacaggaGGTGCCATGTGCTTactttctggaggctggaggagtTCAGTTGAGTCTTGTCAATGATCTTCACAGCTACCTGAGGATGAGACAAAAAGGCCCCAAATCACTTCTCTGACCAGGCGAAACCCAGGATTCTAATCTACTTCCTCCTTTATATTTCCTACTCCTTTTCATCCCACAGCTTTTTGCACCCCTATATCTCAGGTCTCATTTCTGCCGGATAAACAAGAGGTTGGCTGCAGTAGTAGTCCCATCACCACCTGCTGGAGTGTCAACAGGGCTGGGAGGTGCTGCCATGTCCCCAGTCCCAGTGCTCACCTCTTTCCCAGTCAGGATGTGTCGGGCCAACTTCACCTTGGCAAAGTTACCCTTGCCAATGGTCTTGAGGAGCCGGTAGTTTCCAATGTGGGGCTGCTCATCAGCAGAGGTGGCTGAGTTGCGGCCCCGAATCATGTTGGACTTACTGCTGGGCTTGGAGTCAAGGTGTCCCAAGGTGGGCTGCGGGGTGGAAACAGAGATACCATTACATGCTACACTTCCAGTCCTCTAAACGCTCTCTGCAAAATACATAAGGGATGAGGGTGCAGGGGCAGACTCCAGGGGGCTGGTAGGCATGTGAAGAATCATATGgcagcagaagaaaggagaggggaCTGAGATGACAGCCAGTCTTCACTCCAAGGGAGCATATCATAAGGTCCAGTGCCCAGGTCCTGTGGGTGGCAAAGCTCAGGAGCTGAGCTGTCCCATCACTGGCTCCCTGAACCTCCACTGGCAACACAACAGCTCGTCTGGTTCAGGAGGGAGAGCCGGTACTCCACCTCCCTCCATGCTGCCTGTGCACACTGCGAGAAGATTGCATCTCAAAGTCACGGTAGCAACATGGTCATAACTGCTTCAACGCCCTCATCGCCACCCAAAACTTACGtgaacctttattttttatttatttatttttttgagacagaactttactcttgttgcccaggccggagtgcaatggtgcgatctcagctcaccgcaacctccacctcccaggttcaagcaattctcccacctcagcctcccgagtagctgggattacaggcatgcgccaccacacctggctaattttgtatttttagtagagatggggtttctccatgttggtcaggctggtctcaga
Coding sequences within:
- the MARK2 gene encoding serine/threonine-protein kinase MARK2 isoform X11, with the protein product MSSARTPLPTLNERDTEQPTLGHLDSKPSSKSNMIRGRNSATSADEQPHIGNYRLLKTIGKGNFAKVKLARHILTGKEVAVKIIDKTQLNSSSLQKLFREVRIMKVLNHPNIVKLFEVIETEKTLYLVMEYASGGEVFDYLVAHGRMKEKEARAKFRQIVSAVQYCHQKFIVHRDLKAENLLLDADMNIKIADFGFSNEFTFGNKLDTFCGSPPYAAPELFQGKKYDGPEVDVWSLGVILYTLVSGSLPFDGQNLKELRERVLRGKYRIPFYMSTDCENLLKKFLILNPSKRGTLEQIMKDRWMNVGHEDDELKPYVEPLPDYKDPRRTELMVSMGYTREEIQDSLVGQRYNEVMATYLLLGYKSSELEGDTITLKPRPSADLTNSSAPSPSHKVQRSVSANPKQRRFSDQAGPAIPTSNSYSKKTQSNNAENKRPEEDRESGRKASSTAKVPASPLPGLERKKTTPTPSTNSVLSTSTNRSRNSPLLERASLGQASIQNGKDSTAPQRVPVASPSAHNISSSGGAPDRTNFPRGVSSRSTFHAGQLRQVRDQQNLPYGVTPASPSGHSQGRRGASGSIFSKFTSKFVRRNLNEPESKDRVETLRPHVVGSGGNDKEKEEFREAKPRSLRFTWSMKTTSSMEPNEMMREIRKVLDANSCQSELHEKYMLLCMHGTPGHEDFVQWEMEVCKLPRLSLNGVRFKRISGTSMAFKNIASKIANELKL
- the MARK2 gene encoding serine/threonine-protein kinase MARK2 isoform X12; the protein is MIRGRNSATSADEQPHIGNYRLLKTIGKGNFAKVKLARHILTGKEVAVKIIDKTQLNSSSLQKLFREVRIMKVLNHPNIVKLFEVIETEKTLYLVMEYASGGEVFDYLVAHGRMKEKEARAKFRQIVSAVQYCHQKFIVHRDLKAENLLLDADMNIKIADFGFSNEFTFGNKLDTFCGSPPYAAPELFQGKKYDGPEVDVWSLGVILYTLVSGSLPFDGQNLKELRERVLRGKYRIPFYMSTDCENLLKKFLILNPSKRGTLEQIMKDRWMNVGHEDDELKPYVEPLPDYKDPRRTELMVSMGYTREEIQDSLVGQRYNEVMATYLLLGYKSSELEGDTITLKPRPSADLTNSSAPSPSHKVQRSVSANPKQRRFSDQAGPAIPTSNSYSKKTQSNNAENKRPEEDRESGRKASSTAKVPASPLPGLERKKTTPTPSTNSVLSTSTNRSRNSPLLERASLGQASIQNGKDSTAPQRVPVASPSAHNISSSGGAPDRTNFPRGVSSRSTFHAGQLRQVRDQQNLPYGVTPASPSGHSQGRRGASGSIFSKFTSKFVRRNLSFRFARRPHVVGSGGNDKEKEEFREAKPRSLRFTWSMKTTSSMEPNEMMREIRKVLDANSCQSELHEKYMLLCMHGTPGHEDFVQWEMEVCKLPRLSLNGVRFKRISGTSMAFKNIASKIANELKL
- the MARK2 gene encoding serine/threonine-protein kinase MARK2 isoform X4, producing MIRGRNSATSADEQPHIGNYRLLKTIGKGNFAKVKLARHILTGKEVAVKIIDKTQLNSSSLQKLFREVRIMKVLNHPNIVKLFEVIETEKTLYLVMEYASGGEVFDYLVAHGRMKEKEARAKFRQIVSAVQYCHQKFIVHRDLKAENLLLDADMNIKIADFGFSNEFTFGNKLDTFCGSPPYAAPELFQGKKYDGPEVDVWSLGVILYTLVSGSLPFDGQNLKELRERVLRGKYRIPFYMSTDCENLLKKFLILNPSKRGTLEQIMKDRWMNVGHEDDELKPYVEPLPDYKDPRRTELMVSMGYTREEIQDSLVGQRYNEVMATYLLLGYKSSELEGDTITLKPRPSADLTNSSAPSPSHKVQRSVSANPKQRRFSDQAAGPAIPTSNSYSKKTQSNNAENKRPEEDRESGRKASSTAKVPASPLPGLERKKTTPTPSTNSVLSTSTNRSRNSPLLERASLGQASIQNGKDSLTMPGSRASTASASAAVSAARPRQHQKSMSASVHPNKASGLPPTESNCEVPRPSTAPQRVPVASPSAHNISSSGGAPDRTNFPRGVSSRSTFHAGQLRQVRDQQNLPYGVTPASPSGHSQGRRGASGSIFSKFTSKFVRRNLSFRFARRPHVVGSGGNDKEKEEFREAKPRSLRFTWSMKTTSSMEPNEMMREIRKVLDANSCQSELHEKYMLLCMHGTPGHEDFVQWEMEVCKLPRLSLNGVRFKRISGTSMAFKNIASKIANELKL
- the MARK2 gene encoding serine/threonine-protein kinase MARK2 isoform X1, with protein sequence MIRGRNSATSADEQPHIGNYRLLKTIGKGNFAKVKLARHILTGKEVAVKIIDKTQLNSSSLQKLFREVRIMKVLNHPNIVKLFEVIETEKTLYLVMEYASGGEVFDYLVAHGRMKEKEARAKFRQIVSAVQYCHQKFIVHRDLKAENLLLDADMNIKIADFGFSNEFTFGNKLDTFCGSPPYAAPELFQGKKYDGPEVDVWSLGVILYTLVSGSLPFDGQNLKELRERVLRGKYRIPFYMSTDCENLLKKFLILNPSKRGTLEQIMKDRWMNVGHEDDELKPYVEPLPDYKDPRRTELMVSMGYTREEIQDSLVGQRYNEVMATYLLLGYKSSELEGDTITLKPRPSADLTNSSAPSPSHKVQRSVSANPKQRRFSDQAGPAIPTSNSYSKKTQSNNAENKRPEEDRESGRKASSTAKVPASPLPGLERKKTTPTPSTNSVLSTSTNRSRNSPLLERASLGQASIQNGKDSLTMPGSRASTASASAAVSAARPRQHQKSMSASVHPNKASGLPPTESNCEVPRPSTAPQRVPVASPSAHNISSSGGAPDRTNFPRGVSSRSTFHAGQLRQVRDQQNLPYGVTPASPSGHSQGRRGASGSIFSKFTSKFVRRNLSFRFARRNLNEPESKDRVETLRPHVVGSGGNDKEKEEFREAKPRSLRFTWSMKTTSSMEPNEMMREIRKVLDANSCQSELHEKYMLLCMHGTPGHEDFVQWEMEVCKLPRLSLNGVRFKRISGTSMAFKNIASKIANELKL
- the MARK2 gene encoding serine/threonine-protein kinase MARK2 isoform X10, coding for MIRGRNSATSADEQPHIGNYRLLKTIGKGNFAKVKLARHILTGKEVAVKIIDKTQLNSSSLQKLFREVRIMKVLNHPNIVKLFEVIETEKTLYLVMEYASGGEVFDYLVAHGRMKEKEARAKFRQIVSAVQYCHQKFIVHRDLKAENLLLDADMNIKIADFGFSNEFTFGNKLDTFCGSPPYAAPELFQGKKYDGPEVDVWSLGVILYTLVSGSLPFDGQNLKELRERVLRGKYRIPFYMSTDCENLLKKFLILNPSKRGTLEQIMKDRWMNVGHEDDELKPYVEPLPDYKDPRRTELMVSMGYTREEIQDSLVGQRYNEVMATYLLLGYKSSELEGDTITLKPRPSADLTNSSAPSPSHKVQRSVSANPKQRRFSDQAAGPAIPTSNSYSKKTQSNNAENKRPEEDRESGRKASSTAKVPASPLPGLERKKTTPTPSTNSVLSTSTNRSRNSPLLERASLGQASIQNGKDSTAPQRVPVASPSAHNISSSGGAPDRTNFPRGVSSRSTFHAGQLRQVRDQQNLPYGVTPASPSGHSQGRRGASGSIFSKFTSKFVRRNLNEPESKDRVETLRPHVVGSGGNDKEKEEFREAKPRSLRFTWSMKTTSSMEPNEMMREIRKVLDANSCQSELHEKYMLLCMHGTPGHEDFVQWEMEVCKLPRLSLNGVRFKRISGTSMAFKNIASKIANELKL
- the MARK2 gene encoding serine/threonine-protein kinase MARK2 isoform X8, translating into MIRGRNSATSADEQPHIGNYRLLKTIGKGNFAKVKLARHILTGKEVAVKIIDKTQLNSSSLQKLFREVRIMKVLNHPNIVKLFEVIETEKTLYLVMEYASGGEVFDYLVAHGRMKEKEARAKFRQIVSAVQYCHQKFIVHRDLKAENLLLDADMNIKIADFGFSNEFTFGNKLDTFCGSPPYAAPELFQGKKYDGPEVDVWSLGVILYTLVSGSLPFDGQNLKELRERVLRGKYRIPFYMSTDCENLLKKFLILNPSKRGTLEQIMKDRWMNVGHEDDELKPYVEPLPDYKDPRRTELMVSMGYTREEIQDSLVGQRYNEVMATYLLLGYKSSELEGDTITLKPRPSADLTNSSAPSPSHKVQRSVSANPKQRRFSDQAAGPAIPTSNSYSKKTQSNNAENKRPEEDRESGRKASSTAKVPASPLPGLERKKTTPTPSTNSVLSTSTNRSRNSPLLERASLGQASIQNGKDSTAPQRVPVASPSAHNISSSGGAPDRTNFPRGVSSRSTFHAGQLRQVRDQQNLPYGVTPASPSGHSQGRRGASGSIFSKFTSKFVRRNLSFRFARRNLNEPESKDRVETLRPHVVGSGGNDKEKEEFREAKPRSLRFTWSMKTTSSMEPNEMMREIRKVLDANSCQSELHEKYMLLCMHGTPGHEDFVQWEMEVCKLPRLSLNGVRFKRISGTSMAFKNIASKIANELKL